A genomic region of Silurus meridionalis isolate SWU-2019-XX chromosome 7, ASM1480568v1, whole genome shotgun sequence contains the following coding sequences:
- the zgc:112285 gene encoding elastase-1, with amino-acid sequence MAERSFLVQFVLLVLMGLTLETAYAHVFTPSRLQQHKILHLDWPKDCGLAHFKPHTTERIVSGNEARPHSWPWQVSLQVRPRGSKHYVHVCGGTLIHKNWVLTAAHCFQKGKAEEAGNWRIVLGKHRLKKSEAAERIFPVKRIYTHEHFRYPLHSELDYDIALVKAGTDILSSNFIRYACLPRKQTNLTPGHFCWVTGWGDTRGGKDNVSLAESLNQARLPIIDHKTCRQKTFWGERVRESMICAGFRDTEGPPAACQGDSGGPLMCQVGEDRWEVRGIVSFGPIGCTVENKPSVFTRTAAYIPWIEATRIRDFFFH; translated from the exons AtggcagagaggagctttttgGTACAATTTGTGCTGCTGGTTTTGATGGGTCTTACACTGGAGACAGCTTACGCCCATGTTTTCACCCCAAGTCGCCTCCAGCAACACAAAATCCTCCACTTGG ACTGGCCCAAGGATTGTGGCCTGGCTCACTTCAAACCACACACCACAGAACGCATTGTTTCAGGCAATGAGGCCAGACCCCATTCATGGCCATGGCAGGTCTCACTGCAG GTTCGGCCTAGAGGCAGCAAACACTATGTCCATGTGTGTGGTGGGACCCTGATTCACAAAAACTGGGTGCTGACTGCAGCCCACTGCTTCCAGAA GGGTAAAGCTGAAGAAGCAGGCAATTGGCGTATCGTTTTGGGGAAGCACCGGCTGAAGAAATCTGAAGCTGCCGAGCGTATTTTCCCTGTGAAGAGAATCTACACACATGAACATTTTCGCTACCCATTGCACAGTGAACTGGATTATGACATAGCCTTGGTTAAAGCAGGCACGGACATCCTGTCCAGCAACTTTATCCGCTACGCCTGCCTACCGCGTAAGCAGACCAACCTAACACCTGGACATTTCTGCTGGGTGACCGGCTGGGGCGATACACGAG GTGGGAAAGATAATGTGTCACTGGCTGAGTCACTAAACCAGGCCCGTCTGCCCATCATTGACCACAAAACATGCCGACAGAAGACGTTTTGGGGAGAGCGTGTGAGGGAGTCCATGATCTGCGCTGGCTTTAGAGACACAGAAGGACCCCCTGCTGCCTGCCAG GGAGATTCAGGTGGTCCGCTAATGTGTCAAGTAGGCGAGGATCGCTGGGAGGTGCGAGGCATAGTGAGCTTCGGTCCTATCGGCTGTACAGTGGAAAATAAGCCCAGCGTTTTTACTCGGACTGCTGCTTACATCCCCTGGATTGAAGCCACTCGCATCAGGGACTTCTTTTTCCActga
- the timm23a gene encoding mitochondrial import inner membrane translocase subunit Tim23, which produces MDNNTPGSGTYKFGSIFGGGASEYSNTALSGVSLTGVNPISPYLNVDPRYLIQDTDEFILPSGANKTRGRFELAFFTIGGSCMTGAAFGTLNGLRLGLKETRDMAWSKPRNVQIINMVTRQGASWANTLGSVALLYSVFGVAIEKARGAEDDLNTVTAGTLTGMMFKSTGGLKGVARGGLLGLALSGLYALYNNWDHLKGRTPMHY; this is translated from the exons ATGGATAACAACACTCCGGGATCAGGCACCTATAAATTTGGCAGCATTTTTGGTGGTGGGGCATCCGAGTATTCAAACACAGCTCTCTCTGGAGTGTCAT TGACTGGAGTGAACCCGATCTCGCCCTACCTCAATGTTGACCCTCGCTACCTTATCCAG GATACAGATGAATTCATATTGCCAAGTGGAGCTAACAAAACTCGTGGCCGCTTCGAACTAGCCTTCTTCACCATTGGAGGATCGTGCATGACTG GTGCCGCTTTTGGAACGCTGAATGGGCTTCGACTGGGCCTAAAGGAGACCCGAGACATGGCATGGTCAAAGCCCAGAAATGTACA AATTATTAACATGGTCACACGGCAGGGAGCGTCTTGGGCTAACACATTAGGATCAGTAG ctctgctgtacagtgtgtttggTGTAGCCATTGAAAAGGCCAGAGGAGCAGAAGACGACCTTAACACAGTAACTGCTGGCACATTAACAGGGATGATGTTTAAATCCACAG GTGGACTAAAAGGAGTTGCCAGAGGAGGTCTTCTTGGATTAGCCCTATCGGGATTATATGCCCTTTACAACAACTGGGATCACCTCAAAGGCAGGACTCCTATGCATTATTGA